From Demequina capsici:
AGGACGACGGCGTCCTCCGAGACCTCCACCAGACGACCGCGCGCCTGGTCACCGCTCACGAGGTCGATCACGACCAGCCGGGTGCGGGCGCGCATGAAGTGGCGACGCTCCGTCAGCGGGCGCGAGGTCCCCGGCGTCGAGACCTCGAGCAGGTACTCGCCGGACATCACGTCAGCCTCGTCGAGGGCCTTGCCGATGCCACGTGAGGCGTCGGCGATCGAGTCGAGGTCGGCCGAGCCGACCTCCGTCTCGGGCAGATCCACGGTGACGACCACACGGGAGCGCTTGCCGCCCGGATGCACCTCGACGCCGTCGAGCACCAGGCCCGCGGCCTCGGCTGCGGGGGCCGCCAGGTCTGCGATGCGCTCCGTGATGTCCATAGCCTGCCTCCCCGCGCGCCGTCGGCGCGCTCCGTTCCTGAAATTCGCTCGCAGGACATTCTAGACGCACGCCGGAGCCGTGTCATGATGGCGCCCATGACCCGCGACCGGCGGCGCGCGCACGCGCTCCTCACCCTGCTCACGCTGGCGCCGCTCCTTCTTGCAGGCTGCATCCGGGTCGATTCCGCGCCCGAGCCCACCAGGTCCGCATCGGCCGCCGTCACCGAGAGGGATGCTCTCGCGACGTCGCTCGCAGAGGTTCAGAACGCGGTCGACGCCGCGTCCGAGAACAGCCTTGCCGCGAACCTGGAACGTCACAGCCTCGAGGCCCTCGTGGCCGGGGTCGGACCCGAGTACGTCGCCTACCCCGCTGCCGAACCCTCCGCCTCGCCGTCGCCGGAGGCCACCTCCCCCGATCTCGTCGCCACGCTCACGGCCGCACTCGACACCAGCGTCGACCTGGCACAGAGCGCGACCGACGGAGACGTCCGCGCCTGGGCCACCACAGCGTCGTTGGTCCACGGGCTCGCCCTCTGGGCGGAGCAGATCGACGGGGCCGTATATGCGCAGGTGCCTGCGGCCCGTGCCCTCCCCACGAGCGATGCACCCGACGCGGGTACGGTGCCCTCCTCCACGGCGGTCGCATCCGATCAGCTCGCAGAGCTCGCGCTCCGGCACGACCAGGCGCGCTACGTCTACGAGCTGATCGCCACCCGCGAGTCCGGCGCGGACAGGGCGAACGCTCTCGCGCGAGCCGCGATCCACGAGGAGCGGTCCGACGCCCTGCAGGCGCTCGCCGGTGGCGCGGACGCGCGCACCGAGGTCTACTCGACGCTCGCCACGTCGGTCGAGGACGCCGCCTCACGCGCGGCCACTGCGCGAGCGGCCGAGGACGCCGTGGCCTCCGCGTACGCCGCCGACGCCATCGAGGCTGGCTCGTCCGACGTCCGGTGGCTCATGGACGGCGCCTACGATGCGTACGCAGCCGCGATGCTCGTGGACGGCTGGACCGTGTGGGAGCTGCCGGACCTGCCGGGCCTCACGCAGATCGCCACGACGTCGGCGTCGCCGACAGCGGAGGGCTGACGAACCCGTCGCTCAGATCAGCGCGGGCGCGAGACCGCCGCCCTCACGCGACGCATCGCCCTTCGCTCCCGCTGCCACCACGTCCCGCACCGCGATCGCCGTCGCAGGATCGTCCACGATGACCGCGTCCACCTCGGCCTGCATGAACGCCCGCATCTCTGCGGGATCGATGACGGTCCAGGGCCTGACCGCGATGCCTGCCGCACGGAACGACTCCACCGTGCCGGGCCGCTGCAGCGTAGGCGCGAACGGATGCATCGCCTTGACGCCCAGCATCGCCGCATAGTCCCACGGACGTGCGAGTCCGTCGGCGTACAGCGGTGCCAGCTCGAGCCCGGGCGCGTGCTCACGGACCTCGAGCAGGCCCACATGGTCGAACGACGACACC
This genomic window contains:
- a CDS encoding ribosome maturation factor RimP; protein product: MDITERIADLAAPAAEAAGLVLDGVEVHPGGKRSRVVVTVDLPETEVGSADLDSIADASRGIGKALDEADVMSGEYLLEVSTPGTSRPLTERRHFMRARTRLVVIDLVSGDQARGRLVEVSEDAVVLDGAAGEVTVPMANIARGEIELELKRIEED
- a CDS encoding DUF4439 domain-containing protein codes for the protein MTRDRRRAHALLTLLTLAPLLLAGCIRVDSAPEPTRSASAAVTERDALATSLAEVQNAVDAASENSLAANLERHSLEALVAGVGPEYVAYPAAEPSASPSPEATSPDLVATLTAALDTSVDLAQSATDGDVRAWATTASLVHGLALWAEQIDGAVYAQVPAARALPTSDAPDAGTVPSSTAVASDQLAELALRHDQARYVYELIATRESGADRANALARAAIHEERSDALQALAGGADARTEVYSTLATSVEDAASRAATARAAEDAVASAYAADAIEAGSSDVRWLMDGAYDAYAAAMLVDGWTVWELPDLPGLTQIATTSASPTAEG